Proteins encoded by one window of Nasonia vitripennis strain AsymCx chromosome 5, Nvit_psr_1.1, whole genome shotgun sequence:
- the LOC100119466 gene encoding alkaline phosphatase 4 — translation MKNTAALAIVGALLMCLCSLCSGFSVPSEHEETSFWMKSGQENLRRILSLQNNQNRAKNVIIFIGDGMGLSTITSGRIFKGQQRGNSGEEYKLFFEKFPSTGFSKTYNVDRQVPDSAGTATAIFSGVKAQYRMLGLDAKAKYNTCDKNLNENSQLTTIATWAQESGMDTGFVTTTRVTHATPGALYAHTNNRDWECDSNIPAQHRGCVKDIARQLVEDAPGNKFKVIMGGGAGVLGMSSSIADKEVCQRRDGRQLSEYWKEANPGGKLVTNVKELMSVDVANTSKLMGIFSDDHLPYAAVKPDTVPTLANMTLQAIRMLRKNKKGFFLMVEGGKIDLAHHQNHAQLALREVAELDDAVTAAVANVNIDETLVIVTADHSHAFTMNGYPERGNDILGLTESGSSQKYETLSYANGPGFFYHRLNDTNNVNHTWKDLVNDENRKDPFYRHFAARYLKDETHGGEDVGVYAIGPYAHLFRSTFEQNYIAHVVAYAACFKDWPSHCDQAYNRYFYEVSQRIHNSAATTTPALVLMFLGLMAYLL, via the exons ATGAAGAATACGGCAGCTCTGGCGATCGTCGGCGCGCTGCTTATGTGCTTATGTAGCCTCTGTTCCGGATTTAGCGTGCCCAGCGAGCATGAAG AGACATCGTTCTGGATGAAATCCGGCCAGGAGAATCTCCGGCGAATCTTGTCGCTGCAGAACAATCAGAACCGTGCGAAAAACGTGATAATATTCATCGGCGACGGCATGGGACTGTCGACCATAACATCCGGGCGTATCTTCAAAGGACAGCAGCGAGGAAACTCCGGAGAGGAGTACAAGCTCTTCTTCGAGAAGTTCCCCAGCACCGGATTTTCGAAG ACTTACAACGTCGACAGGCAGGTACCGGACTCGGCTGGTACAGCCACGGCGATATTCTCCGGAGTCAAAGCCCAGTACCGGATGCTGGGACTCGACGCCAAAGCCAAGTACAACACCTGCGACAAGAACCTCAACGAGAACAGCCAACTGACGACCATCGCCACTTGGGCCCAGGAGTCCGGAATGGATACCG GCTTCGTGACGACGACGCGCGTGACGCACGCGACTCCCGGTGCACTTTACGCCCACACGAACAACCGAGACTGGGAGTGCGACAGCAACATTCCGGCCCAGCATCGCGGCTGCGTCAAAGACATCGCCAGGCAGCTCGTCGAGGATGCGCCAGGAAACAAGTTCAAG GTGATAATGGGCGGCGGCGCAGGAGTCCTGGGCATGTCCAGCTCGATCGCGGACAAGGAGGTCTGCCAGCGTCGCGACGGCCGTCAGCTGAGCGAATACTGGAAAGAAGCCAATCCCGGCGGTAAGCTCGTGACCAACGTCAAGGAGCTCATGTCCGTCGACGTGGCCAACACGAGCAAACTCATGGGCATCTTCTCCGACGATCACCTGCCCTACGCCGCTGTCAAACCGGACACGGTACCGACGCTCGCTAACATGACCCTCCAGGCCATCAGGATGCTCAGGAAGAACAAGAAGGGCTTCTTCCTCATG GTCGAAGGTGGCAAGATCGACCTGGCCCACCACCAGAACCACGCGCAGCTGGCCCTGCGCGAGGTGGCCGAGCTCGACGACGCGGTGACCGCGGCAGTGGCCAACGTCAACATCGACGAGACTCTGGTGATCGTCACGGCCGATCACTCCCACGCGTTCACCATGAACGGCTACCCCGAGCGAGGCAACGACATCCTCGGCTTGACCGAATCCGGCAGCAGCCAGAAGTACGAGACCCTGAGCTACGCCAACGGACCTGGATTCTTCTATCACAGGTTGAACGACACCAACAACGTCAATCACACCTGGAAGGACCTGGTGAACGACGAGAACAGGAAGGACCCGTTTTACAGACACTTTGCCGCTAGGTACCTCAAGGACGAGACTCACGGCGGCGAGGACGTCGGCGTCTACGCGATAG GACCCTACGCCCACCTGTTCCGCAGTACCTTCGAGCAGAACTACATCGCCCACGTGGTAGCCTACGCGGCCTGCTTCAAAGACTGGCCGTCGCACTGCGATCAGGCGTACAACCGCTACTTTTACGAGGTGTCCCAGAGGATTCACAATTCCGCTGCTACCACGACGCCGGCCCTCGTCCTTATGTTCCTTGGCTTGATGGCCTACCTTCTTTAA
- the LOC100119431 gene encoding uncharacterized protein LOC100119431 isoform X1, with protein MLILSATMGRKSKRKSKSNQTLRSPPSKAGLLKNHILIEDLEPKSDKPILITDRLSLPAYHNDDPDDYDSELQLDFQPRPYYASSLCYVCSKPCKAPDFPCDDCRLVVYCSAQHRQQNLKQHKQLCTVLAEICRKNKGLCLAKNLNADEYRSFRVELLQIVENALGRRMELWEREVLLYPRLCRVCHSSDDLSSCPDCLMEFFCNGDEQKHRGDHRDHCEAFKVFRSILAMQRENGFVAPRIPDFVLNDEREFPENFDELIKEIFAFGCDYEKIDCASYAALSQAASPALTAFYALRSSPQNTQFMNRKALKIHVIGAELQFECANLSVWEKLFLHLLPGIKSLKLEFCGPELHVPADIASILERPRLCTSCRAKNRKIDIVFHCGKLYHQVENEKPDLVCLFNPGLYRTTGFANQDTWPKTIEKFCDYGVPVLVTSYTEVELPRDLTRLREHRDVQVELEPRRNPFASLRPERNFVSDDLAPLIYKNYFLSVARGIPGSQSAQCK; from the exons ATGTTGATATTGAG TGCCACAATGGGACGAAAATCGAAGCGCAAATCAAAGTCCAACCAAACGCTGAGGTCGCCTCCCTCGAAGGCCGGCCTTCTCAAGAACCACATCCTCATCGAGGATCTCGAGCCGAAAAGCGACAAGCCTATCCTCATAACCGATCGCCTCAGCTTACCGGCCTATCACAACGACGATCCCGACGACTACGATTCCGAACTGCAGCTGGACTTCCAGCCTCGTCCCTACTACGCCAGCAGTCTCTGCTACGTCTGCAGCAAGCCTTGCAAAGCTCCGGACTTTCCCTGCGACGACTGTCGGCTGGTCGTCTATTGCTCGGCTCAGCATCGCCAGCAGAACCTCAAGCAGCACAAACAGCTCTGCACCGTGTTGGCCGAGATCTGCAGGAAGAACAAGGGTCTGTGTCTGGCGAAGAACCTCAACGCCGACGAGTACCGGAGCTTTCGCGTCGAGCTTTTGCAGATAGTCGAGAACGCCCTGGGCAGGAGGATGGAACTCTGGGAGCGGGAGGTACTGCTGTATCCGAGGCTCTGTCGCGTCTGCCACAGTTCGGACGATCTCAGTAGTTGTCCTGATTGCCTGATGGAGTTTTTCTGCAACGGCGACGAGCAGAAGCACCGGGGCGACCATCGGGATCACTGCGAAGCTTTCAAAGTCTTCAGGAGCATCCTCGCTATGCAGAGGGAGAACGGATTCGTCGCGCCGAGGATACCGGATTTCGTGCTCAACGACGAGCGCGAATTTCCCGAGAACTTTGACGAACTCATCAAGGAGATCTTCGCCTTTGGCTGCGACTACGAGAAGATCGACTGCGCATCgtacgccgccttgtcgcagGCGGCCAGTCCAGCGCTAACTGCTTTTTACGCGCTGCGCAGCTCGCCACAAAATACGCAATTCATG AATCGAAAGGCACTAAAAATTCACGTGATTGGCGCAGAGTTACAGTTTGAGTGTGCCAATCTTTCTGTCTGGGAAAAGCTGTTTTTGCATCTATTGCCCGGCATTAAAAGTTTAAAGCTTGAATTCTGCGGACCCGAACTCCATGTGCCAGCCGATATAGCAAGTATATTGGAACGACCTCGACTGTGCACAAGTTGCCGagcaaaaaatcgaaaaatcgaTATCGTTTTTCACTGTGGAAAGCTTTATCATCAGgtagaaaatgaaaaaccTGATCTTGTTTGTCTTTTTAACCCAGGATTGTACAGGACAACTGGATTTGCTAATCAG GACACTTGGCCGAAGACGATCGAGAAGTTTTGCGACTACGGCGTGCCAGTCCTGGTGACCTCCTATACCGAGGTGGAGCTACCACGCGATCTGACCCGGCTGCGCGAGCACCGGGACGTCCAGGTCGAGCTCGAGCCGCGCAGGAATCCATTCGCATCGCTCAGACCGGAACGGAACTTCGTAAGCGACGACCTCGCGCCGCTCATCTACAAGAACTATTTTCTCAGCGTCGCTAGGGGAATCCCCGGGAGCCAAAGCGCGCAGTGCAAATGA
- the LOC100119431 gene encoding uncharacterized protein LOC100119431 isoform X2 — protein MGRKSKRKSKSNQTLRSPPSKAGLLKNHILIEDLEPKSDKPILITDRLSLPAYHNDDPDDYDSELQLDFQPRPYYASSLCYVCSKPCKAPDFPCDDCRLVVYCSAQHRQQNLKQHKQLCTVLAEICRKNKGLCLAKNLNADEYRSFRVELLQIVENALGRRMELWEREVLLYPRLCRVCHSSDDLSSCPDCLMEFFCNGDEQKHRGDHRDHCEAFKVFRSILAMQRENGFVAPRIPDFVLNDEREFPENFDELIKEIFAFGCDYEKIDCASYAALSQAASPALTAFYALRSSPQNTQFMNRKALKIHVIGAELQFECANLSVWEKLFLHLLPGIKSLKLEFCGPELHVPADIASILERPRLCTSCRAKNRKIDIVFHCGKLYHQVENEKPDLVCLFNPGLYRTTGFANQDTWPKTIEKFCDYGVPVLVTSYTEVELPRDLTRLREHRDVQVELEPRRNPFASLRPERNFVSDDLAPLIYKNYFLSVARGIPGSQSAQCK, from the exons ATGGGACGAAAATCGAAGCGCAAATCAAAGTCCAACCAAACGCTGAGGTCGCCTCCCTCGAAGGCCGGCCTTCTCAAGAACCACATCCTCATCGAGGATCTCGAGCCGAAAAGCGACAAGCCTATCCTCATAACCGATCGCCTCAGCTTACCGGCCTATCACAACGACGATCCCGACGACTACGATTCCGAACTGCAGCTGGACTTCCAGCCTCGTCCCTACTACGCCAGCAGTCTCTGCTACGTCTGCAGCAAGCCTTGCAAAGCTCCGGACTTTCCCTGCGACGACTGTCGGCTGGTCGTCTATTGCTCGGCTCAGCATCGCCAGCAGAACCTCAAGCAGCACAAACAGCTCTGCACCGTGTTGGCCGAGATCTGCAGGAAGAACAAGGGTCTGTGTCTGGCGAAGAACCTCAACGCCGACGAGTACCGGAGCTTTCGCGTCGAGCTTTTGCAGATAGTCGAGAACGCCCTGGGCAGGAGGATGGAACTCTGGGAGCGGGAGGTACTGCTGTATCCGAGGCTCTGTCGCGTCTGCCACAGTTCGGACGATCTCAGTAGTTGTCCTGATTGCCTGATGGAGTTTTTCTGCAACGGCGACGAGCAGAAGCACCGGGGCGACCATCGGGATCACTGCGAAGCTTTCAAAGTCTTCAGGAGCATCCTCGCTATGCAGAGGGAGAACGGATTCGTCGCGCCGAGGATACCGGATTTCGTGCTCAACGACGAGCGCGAATTTCCCGAGAACTTTGACGAACTCATCAAGGAGATCTTCGCCTTTGGCTGCGACTACGAGAAGATCGACTGCGCATCgtacgccgccttgtcgcagGCGGCCAGTCCAGCGCTAACTGCTTTTTACGCGCTGCGCAGCTCGCCACAAAATACGCAATTCATG AATCGAAAGGCACTAAAAATTCACGTGATTGGCGCAGAGTTACAGTTTGAGTGTGCCAATCTTTCTGTCTGGGAAAAGCTGTTTTTGCATCTATTGCCCGGCATTAAAAGTTTAAAGCTTGAATTCTGCGGACCCGAACTCCATGTGCCAGCCGATATAGCAAGTATATTGGAACGACCTCGACTGTGCACAAGTTGCCGagcaaaaaatcgaaaaatcgaTATCGTTTTTCACTGTGGAAAGCTTTATCATCAGgtagaaaatgaaaaaccTGATCTTGTTTGTCTTTTTAACCCAGGATTGTACAGGACAACTGGATTTGCTAATCAG GACACTTGGCCGAAGACGATCGAGAAGTTTTGCGACTACGGCGTGCCAGTCCTGGTGACCTCCTATACCGAGGTGGAGCTACCACGCGATCTGACCCGGCTGCGCGAGCACCGGGACGTCCAGGTCGAGCTCGAGCCGCGCAGGAATCCATTCGCATCGCTCAGACCGGAACGGAACTTCGTAAGCGACGACCTCGCGCCGCTCATCTACAAGAACTATTTTCTCAGCGTCGCTAGGGGAATCCCCGGGAGCCAAAGCGCGCAGTGCAAATGA
- the LOC100119392 gene encoding solute carrier family 41 member 1 isoform X1: MPRLLVDGRTIISRDAAARRRFSISTCEYTYIRYKAVLSRIQSEITCWSVVGLFWSWNLNFVVTSSPLDIRMHNAESKTKYKQDTSELRRRKSKRRESSHRRKMVGSGSGEPLGQDLADVRMELLDLDSEDDNSEDLDTKSLISSPLPNVSIPKANGITRDSDASTEEENVWSITIQMFIPFLLAGFGMVAASLLLDVVQHWLVYREVSEVYILVPALLGLKGNLEMTLASRLSTQANLGHMDTKKQQWSLIVGNLSLIQCQAMVVGMLASLAAVILGWIPEAHFDIHHGLLLCASSLVTASIASLLLGLVMVAVILFSRHMNINPDNVATPIAASLGDLTTLALLSWISSILYNSIGSASWIAPTLIVCCILATPIWGYIAAKNPFTKEVLDHGWTPVIFAMLISSAGGLILDYTISSYKGIAVFQLVINGVGGNLAAVQASRISTSLHLQQNSSGATEVPVVCVNPFQVFFASGGHARTARVLLMMVIPGHLIFSYTISCLQAGHTSFTPIFMTVYLTAALLQVILLLYISQVIVVWMWTKGIDPDSSAIPYLTAAGDLIGTALLGIAFHILNAIGDGDSDVGD; the protein is encoded by the exons ATGCCCAGGCTTCTCGTCGACGGACGAACTATTATTTCAAGAGACGCGGCTGCTCGACGACGCTTCTCTATTTCGACCTgtgaatatacgtatatacgttataAAGCTGTACTCTCGCGGATTCAAAGTGAGATTACCTGCTGGTCTGTCGTCGGGCTTTTTTGGAGTTGGAACTTG AATTTTGTGGTAACCAGCAGCCCCTTGGACATTAGAATGCACAATGCAGAGtccaaaacaaaatataaacaagaTACAAGTGAACTACGTCgaagaaaatcaaaaagaagagAATCTTCTCATAGAAGAAAAATGGTGGGTTCAGGTAGCGGTGAACCGCTTGGTCAAGACCTGGCCGACGTTAGGATGGAGCTACTGGACCTCGATTCAGAGGATGACAATAGCGAAGACTTGGATACCAAGTCTTTGATATCCTCTCCTCTACCCAATGTATCCATCCCGAAAGCCAATGGCATTACGAGAGATTCAGATGCATCCACCGAGGAAGAAAATGTTTGGTCTATCACCATTCAAATGTTCATTCCATTTTTACTCGCAGGTTTTGGAATGGTGGCTGCCAGTTTACTTCTTGACGTAGTTCAG CATTGGCTAGTATATCGAGAAGTTTCAGAGGTCTACATTTTAGTTCCAGCTTTATTAGGTTTAAAAGGAAATTTAGAAATGACTTTGGCCTCTCGACTTTCTACACAAGCAAATCTTGGGCACATGGACACGAAGAAACAGCAATGGAGTTTAATTGTTGGAAATTTGTCTTTGATACAATGCCAAGCCATGGTGGTTGGAATGCTTGCATCATTAGCAGCAGTAATTCTGGGATGGATTCCTGAAGCTCATTTTGATATCCATCATGGATTACTTCTTTGTGCTAGTTCGTTAGTAACGGCATCTATTGCCAGCTTACTACTTGGTTTAGTAATGGTAGCTGTAATACTCTTCTCCAGACATATGAACATTAATCCTGACAATGTTGCAACACCAATAGCTGCCTCTTTGGGAGACTTGACAACTCTAGCTCTACTTTCTTGGATATCGTCTATTTTATACAATTCAATtg GTAGTGCATCGTGGATTGCACCAACTTTGATAGTTTGTTGCATCTTAGCCACTCCAATTTGGGGCTACATTGCTGCGAAAAATCCTTTCACCAAGGAAGTTTTAGATCACGGCTGGACACCTGTGATATTTGCCATGCTGATTAGCAG TGCTGGCGGTTTGATCCTGGACTACACGATTTCGAGCTACAAAGGTATAGCAGTCTTTCAACTGGTTATTAATGGTGTTGGTGGTAACCTTGCTGCTGTACAAGCTAGTCGGATCTCTACGTCGCTGCATTTACAGCAAAATTCAAGTGGTGCTACTGAAGTGCCTGTTGTCTGTGTAAATCCTTTCCAAGTATTTTTTGCCTCAG GAGGACACGCAAGGACGGCAAGAGTGCTTTTAATGATGGTCATTCCTGGTCacttaatttttagttatacaATTAGTTGTTTACAAGCTGGGCACACTTCCTTCACTCCTATATTTATGACAGTTTACTTAACTGCTGCACTATTGCAG gtaattttattattatacatttcTCAAGTAATAGTTGTTTGGATGTGGACAAAAGGTATAGATCCTGACAGTTCTGCCATTCCGTACTTGACGGCTGCGGGTGACTTGATTGGAACGGCTCTACTCGGTATAGCGTTTCATATCCTCAACGCTATTGGTGATGGGGACTCCGACGTTGGAGACTGA
- the LOC100119392 gene encoding solute carrier family 41 member 1 isoform X2: MHNAESKTKYKQDTSELRRRKSKRRESSHRRKMVGSGSGEPLGQDLADVRMELLDLDSEDDNSEDLDTKSLISSPLPNVSIPKANGITRDSDASTEEENVWSITIQMFIPFLLAGFGMVAASLLLDVVQHWLVYREVSEVYILVPALLGLKGNLEMTLASRLSTQANLGHMDTKKQQWSLIVGNLSLIQCQAMVVGMLASLAAVILGWIPEAHFDIHHGLLLCASSLVTASIASLLLGLVMVAVILFSRHMNINPDNVATPIAASLGDLTTLALLSWISSILYNSIGSASWIAPTLIVCCILATPIWGYIAAKNPFTKEVLDHGWTPVIFAMLISSAGGLILDYTISSYKGIAVFQLVINGVGGNLAAVQASRISTSLHLQQNSSGATEVPVVCVNPFQVFFASGGHARTARVLLMMVIPGHLIFSYTISCLQAGHTSFTPIFMTVYLTAALLQVILLLYISQVIVVWMWTKGIDPDSSAIPYLTAAGDLIGTALLGIAFHILNAIGDGDSDVGD, from the exons ATGCACAATGCAGAGtccaaaacaaaatataaacaagaTACAAGTGAACTACGTCgaagaaaatcaaaaagaagagAATCTTCTCATAGAAGAAAAATGGTGGGTTCAGGTAGCGGTGAACCGCTTGGTCAAGACCTGGCCGACGTTAGGATGGAGCTACTGGACCTCGATTCAGAGGATGACAATAGCGAAGACTTGGATACCAAGTCTTTGATATCCTCTCCTCTACCCAATGTATCCATCCCGAAAGCCAATGGCATTACGAGAGATTCAGATGCATCCACCGAGGAAGAAAATGTTTGGTCTATCACCATTCAAATGTTCATTCCATTTTTACTCGCAGGTTTTGGAATGGTGGCTGCCAGTTTACTTCTTGACGTAGTTCAG CATTGGCTAGTATATCGAGAAGTTTCAGAGGTCTACATTTTAGTTCCAGCTTTATTAGGTTTAAAAGGAAATTTAGAAATGACTTTGGCCTCTCGACTTTCTACACAAGCAAATCTTGGGCACATGGACACGAAGAAACAGCAATGGAGTTTAATTGTTGGAAATTTGTCTTTGATACAATGCCAAGCCATGGTGGTTGGAATGCTTGCATCATTAGCAGCAGTAATTCTGGGATGGATTCCTGAAGCTCATTTTGATATCCATCATGGATTACTTCTTTGTGCTAGTTCGTTAGTAACGGCATCTATTGCCAGCTTACTACTTGGTTTAGTAATGGTAGCTGTAATACTCTTCTCCAGACATATGAACATTAATCCTGACAATGTTGCAACACCAATAGCTGCCTCTTTGGGAGACTTGACAACTCTAGCTCTACTTTCTTGGATATCGTCTATTTTATACAATTCAATtg GTAGTGCATCGTGGATTGCACCAACTTTGATAGTTTGTTGCATCTTAGCCACTCCAATTTGGGGCTACATTGCTGCGAAAAATCCTTTCACCAAGGAAGTTTTAGATCACGGCTGGACACCTGTGATATTTGCCATGCTGATTAGCAG TGCTGGCGGTTTGATCCTGGACTACACGATTTCGAGCTACAAAGGTATAGCAGTCTTTCAACTGGTTATTAATGGTGTTGGTGGTAACCTTGCTGCTGTACAAGCTAGTCGGATCTCTACGTCGCTGCATTTACAGCAAAATTCAAGTGGTGCTACTGAAGTGCCTGTTGTCTGTGTAAATCCTTTCCAAGTATTTTTTGCCTCAG GAGGACACGCAAGGACGGCAAGAGTGCTTTTAATGATGGTCATTCCTGGTCacttaatttttagttatacaATTAGTTGTTTACAAGCTGGGCACACTTCCTTCACTCCTATATTTATGACAGTTTACTTAACTGCTGCACTATTGCAG gtaattttattattatacatttcTCAAGTAATAGTTGTTTGGATGTGGACAAAAGGTATAGATCCTGACAGTTCTGCCATTCCGTACTTGACGGCTGCGGGTGACTTGATTGGAACGGCTCTACTCGGTATAGCGTTTCATATCCTCAACGCTATTGGTGATGGGGACTCCGACGTTGGAGACTGA